ACAGAGGTTAACAGCTTTATTAGTAACGAGGCGCATCGTATTATTGAAGGAGCGGCTCGTATGCAAAATGTGACGTATGAGACAAAGAAGCAGGGAGAAAGTATATCTGTTCCTTCTAATCGTGAGTGGGTTGACAAGGTTAAACAGGCACTGACAGACAGTCATATCGTCACAACGATAATAGATGACGGTGTGGTAGGAGGATCTGAAGATGCTACTCTGATGATGAAGGCTGTGCAGGATCAAGGGGGGTTAGCCACCTATATGCTTTATCATTCTCCATTGGCCGGTTTACATCATCAACCTAACTTTGATTATCATGAAGATGTTCTATGTGTAGCTGTGCATACGCTCATGTCTTTAGTTGCAGCAGAACAGAGAAGTTAATGAAATTAAGGGGAAAAGGTGACCTGCAAGGCGTTCTATTACGTCTTAAAAGGCACCTTTTTTACTGTTAATGTGAGGTCGATTCTATCAATAAGCTAGGGGGAAGCCCATGTCGTTAAATCAGCTGAAAACATCTTTGTTTGTAAGTAAATGATTTTAGGATGAAAGGTCAAAAATGGTAATCGTGTCATTAGAAAGGCTTTTAGGTTGGTTAATAGATGTAGAATGAGGGAAACACATACGTGTATAATACAAATAGTCACTGTGAAAGTAGGGAGGTTTAAAATGGCTAATTATCGCCACGCTGGATTCTGGGTTCGACTAGGGTCTTATATGATTGACAGTTTGCTCGTATTTATGCCTTTTTGGCTTGCTGGCGTGCTGGTTTTTGATACGACAGAAATCCAACAGGTTCCCGCTCTTTATATACCGTATGTTTTTATAAGCACGTTGTATTTTATCGCTATGCCGCTCACATCTTATCAAGCTACCTTAGGCAAAGTAGTATTTGGTTTAAAAATTACTAATGGTCACTACACGAAACTATCTATCGGGCAAGCGATTGGGAGATATTTCGCACAAATGCTATCGTATGTATTACTTTTTGCGGGTTTTATTATGATCGGTCTGACTAAAAACAAAACAGGATTGCATGACAAACTGGCTAAAACCTATGTCGTGTATAAAGATTAGTATAAACGATAAAACGATCCCGTCCGTTGAAAGGACGGGATCAGTTAATTTATTCGTCGTCAGAAGAGAGATCGATGAGACGATCTTCAACGTGGTAATCTACGTCACCAAGTTCAGCCATGTAGTCGCGCAGCATTTCCCAATCGGTAAAGCCAACGATTGTCCCGCGGCCATCGTCATAAGCTGCTCCGAAGACGGCATGGTCATCACCGCCAGTGGCTGTAAAGTTGTTAGTTGCCACCGTGTATGTTTCCTCTTCGTCTATTTCTACATACTCCCCATCAATGTCTACTTCAAGTGACACAACCCGCTGTCCTGGTTCCTCACTGCTATCATACGTGAGACGGGTACCGGATGACACTTGGAGGAAACCGCCATTTTCTTCCGGTGTGTCATAAACACTTGCTTCGAAAGCTTCAATTAACTCTTCCCCTGTTAATTCGAGGAGGGTGAGACGATTTCCGAATGGCTGTACTTCAATGAGTTCGCCAATCGTCACGTCACCTTCTGCAATCGGCGCACGAATGCCACCGCCATTTTGTAACGCCATAATCGTGTTTTCTTCCACGGATTGAGCTGCCGCTAATTGGGCGTCAGAGATTAAGTTACCGAGAGCTGTTTCATTAGCTCGAACACTTTCTGGGTCACCCTCTTCGCCATCTTCACCATGACGAGGGTTAGGTAATTCACTTATGACTGTAGAGCCAGCAGGCTCATTTTGAAGCTCTTCGATTTGTTCTGTATAAGGTGCTAGCAGTTCAGCTGCTTCGCTGTCAGGTTCTCTATCTTCGGTAGCAAGAAGCTCCCCATCTGAACTGATAACAACGCCATTTTCATCAAACGCCACTGTGGTTACACCGAGAAATTGGCCATATTCACCTGCCTGACTCACAACAGTTGGTTCAATAGCTTCTCCATCGGCATTTTCAGTAACAAGGGTAGGAGGATCCACTTGTGTATGGCTGTGTCCACCAATAATCACGTCGATTCCTTCTACTTGCTCAGCGAGAAGGAGATCGTTACCTACGTTAGGATCTGTATCATAACCGAGGTGGGTTAACGCTATGATCTTATTCACACCTTCAGCTTCAAATTGGTCTACCATGTCTTGTGCCGTTTCAATATAATCGTTGAATGTCACTTCACCAGGACTGGAAATATGTAACGTGTCTTCTGTATTTAATCCGAAGATACCAATTTG
The genomic region above belongs to Bacillus sp. A301a_S52 and contains:
- a CDS encoding RDD family protein, coding for MANYRHAGFWVRLGSYMIDSLLVFMPFWLAGVLVFDTTEIQQVPALYIPYVFISTLYFIAMPLTSYQATLGKVVFGLKITNGHYTKLSIGQAIGRYFAQMLSYVLLFAGFIMIGLTKNKTGLHDKLAKTYVVYKD
- a CDS encoding 5'-nucleotidase C-terminal domain-containing protein, whose amino-acid sequence is MKKKTSLSALSAVAALTLFLTACNTDNNLENNENNNNTGNDTNNQNNEQNEAGEEAFNLTIFHTNDTHGRTNMYPQLITTLNEAKETYGEGLLLDAGDVFSGTLYFNEFRGQDAVEFMNLMEYDAFVPGNHEFDLGDPEEGHSELAEFFQAAEFPIVAANMDFSADSSFDGMIGDSISSDAEGGTIYDGIIIEHEGEQIGIFGLNTEDTLHISSPGEVTFNDYIETAQDMVDQFEAEGVNKIIALTHLGYDTDPNVGNDLLLAEQVEGIDVIIGGHSHTQVDPPTLVTENADGEAIEPTVVSQAGEYGQFLGVTTVAFDENGVVISSDGELLATEDREPDSEAAELLAPYTEQIEELQNEPAGSTVISELPNPRHGEDGEEGDPESVRANETALGNLISDAQLAAAQSVEENTIMALQNGGGIRAPIAEGDVTIGELIEVQPFGNRLTLLELTGEELIEAFEASVYDTPEENGGFLQVSSGTRLTYDSSEEPGQRVVSLEVDIDGEYVEIDEEETYTVATNNFTATGGDDHAVFGAAYDDGRGTIVGFTDWEMLRDYMAELGDVDYHVEDRLIDLSSDDE